From a region of the Mycobacterium intracellulare ATCC 13950 genome:
- a CDS encoding class I SAM-dependent RNA methyltransferase, which yields MSPAVGELTLTTGAPANGGSCVAHHEGRVVFVRYALPGERVRVRVTADRGSYWHAEVVEVVEPADGRTASLCPIAGVGGAGCCDLAFAAPEVARALKAEVVANQLERLGGHRWSGEAEPLSSRPTGWRTRVRLDVGADHRPGFHRYHSDDLVTDLRCAQLPDGMLDGIAETEWPPAAQLHMAVDDDGARHVVRTLRQGRRTATKVMEGRYEAVQRVAGRTWQVPVTAFWQAHRDAAATYSALVADWAAAGTGMSAWDLYGGAGVFAAALGEAVGASGRVLSVDTSRGSTRAARSALADLSQVQIVTDSVRRALAAQREGASTADVAVLDPPRAGAGREIIDLLAAAGVPRVVHIGCEAASFARDIGIYLGHGYAVEKIKVFDAFPLTHHVECVSLLTRGD from the coding sequence GTGTCGCCCGCGGTGGGGGAGCTGACGTTGACCACCGGCGCCCCGGCCAACGGCGGCAGCTGCGTGGCGCACCACGAAGGCCGGGTGGTGTTCGTCCGGTACGCGCTGCCCGGTGAGCGGGTGCGGGTGCGGGTGACCGCGGACCGCGGATCCTATTGGCACGCGGAGGTTGTCGAGGTCGTCGAGCCGGCGGACGGCCGCACGGCGTCGCTGTGCCCGATCGCCGGGGTCGGCGGCGCCGGCTGCTGCGACCTGGCGTTCGCCGCCCCCGAGGTGGCGCGCGCGCTCAAGGCCGAGGTGGTGGCCAATCAGCTGGAGCGCCTCGGTGGGCATCGCTGGAGCGGGGAGGCCGAACCGCTGTCGTCGCGACCCACGGGCTGGCGCACCCGCGTCCGCCTCGACGTGGGCGCCGACCATCGACCGGGCTTTCACCGTTACCACAGCGACGATTTGGTGACCGACCTGCGTTGCGCGCAGCTGCCCGACGGCATGCTCGACGGGATCGCCGAGACCGAGTGGCCGCCGGCCGCCCAGCTGCACATGGCCGTCGACGACGACGGCGCGCGCCACGTGGTGCGCACCCTGCGGCAGGGCAGACGCACGGCGACCAAGGTGATGGAGGGCCGCTACGAGGCGGTGCAGCGGGTGGCAGGGCGCACCTGGCAGGTGCCGGTGACCGCCTTTTGGCAGGCGCACCGCGACGCCGCGGCGACCTACAGCGCCCTGGTCGCCGACTGGGCGGCCGCCGGCACCGGCATGAGCGCCTGGGATCTCTACGGTGGCGCAGGCGTTTTCGCCGCCGCGCTCGGCGAGGCCGTGGGGGCCTCGGGGCGGGTGCTCAGCGTGGACACCTCGCGCGGGTCGACGCGGGCCGCCCGGAGCGCGCTGGCCGATCTGAGCCAGGTGCAGATCGTCACCGACTCGGTGCGCCGCGCGCTGGCGGCCCAGCGGGAAGGCGCCTCAACCGCAGATGTGGCGGTGCTTGACCCACCGCGGGCGGGCGCCGGGCGCGAGATCATCGATCTGCTCGCCGCGGCCGGTGTCCCGCGTGTGGTGCACATCGGTTGTGAGGCGGCGTCTTTCGCGCGCGATATCGGTATCTATCTCGGCCACGGCTACGCCGTCGAGAAGATCAAGGTGTTCGACGCGTTCCCGTTGACCCACCACGTCGAATGCGTCTCGCTGCTGACGCGTGGCGATTAG
- a CDS encoding APC family permease, which translates to MSKLSTATRRLLIGRPFRSDRLSHTLLPKRIALPVFASDALSSVAYAPEEVFLMLSVAGVSAYALTPWIGLAVAAVMLVVVASYRQNVHAYPSGGGDYEVVTTNLGETAGLVVASALMVDYVLTVAVSTASAMANIGSAIPIVAEHKVFFCVASILLVMALNLRGVRESGVAFAIPTYAFIIGVLVMIGWGLFRIFVLGDPLRAESAGFQMHAEHGQVVGFALAFLVARSFSSGCAALTGVEAISNGVPAFQKPKSRNAATTLLMLGAIAVTLLMGIIVLAQKIGVQLVEDPATQLSGTPKGYYQKTLVTQLAQAVFGGFHLGFLLIATVTALILVLAANTAFNGFPVLGSILAQHSYLPRQLHTRGDRLAFSNGILFLSGVAVLAIVAFRGEVTALIQLYIVGVFISFTLSQIGMVRHWTRLLRTETDPGVRRKMMRSRVVNTVGLLSTGAVLLVVLVTKFVAGAWIALFAMSLLFGMMKMIHRHYNTVNRELAQQAEDEEDAVLPSRNHAVVLVSKLHLPTRRALAYARATRPDVLEAVTVSVDDAETRELVRKWEASDISVPLKVIASPYREITRPVLEYVKRAREESPRTVVTVFIPEYVVGHWWEQVLHNQSALRLKGRLLFMPGVMVTSVPWQLSSSERRKTLQPHVAPGDARRGIFD; encoded by the coding sequence GTGTCCAAACTTTCAACCGCCACTCGTCGGTTGCTTATCGGCCGGCCGTTTCGCAGCGACCGGCTCAGCCACACCCTGCTGCCCAAGCGGATCGCCTTGCCGGTGTTCGCCTCCGACGCGTTGTCCTCGGTGGCGTATGCGCCCGAGGAGGTCTTCCTCATGCTCTCGGTGGCGGGGGTCTCGGCGTACGCGCTGACGCCGTGGATCGGGCTCGCCGTGGCGGCGGTCATGTTGGTGGTGGTGGCCAGCTACCGGCAGAACGTCCACGCCTACCCCTCGGGTGGCGGCGATTACGAGGTGGTCACCACCAACCTGGGCGAGACGGCGGGCCTCGTCGTGGCGAGCGCGCTGATGGTGGATTACGTTCTGACCGTGGCGGTTTCGACGGCGTCGGCGATGGCGAACATCGGCTCGGCCATCCCGATCGTGGCCGAACACAAGGTGTTCTTCTGTGTGGCCTCCATTCTGCTGGTGATGGCGCTGAACCTGCGCGGGGTGCGCGAATCCGGGGTGGCGTTCGCCATCCCGACGTATGCGTTCATCATCGGGGTCCTCGTCATGATCGGCTGGGGCCTGTTCCGGATCTTCGTGCTGGGTGATCCCTTGCGGGCGGAGTCCGCCGGTTTCCAGATGCACGCCGAACACGGCCAGGTCGTCGGTTTCGCGTTGGCGTTCTTGGTGGCGCGGTCGTTCTCCTCGGGGTGTGCGGCGCTTACGGGTGTCGAGGCGATCAGCAACGGGGTGCCGGCATTTCAGAAACCCAAGTCGCGCAACGCGGCCACGACCCTGCTGATGTTGGGCGCAATCGCGGTGACGCTGCTGATGGGCATCATCGTGCTGGCGCAGAAGATCGGCGTTCAGCTCGTCGAGGATCCCGCGACCCAGCTGAGCGGAACCCCGAAGGGGTACTACCAAAAGACCCTGGTCACCCAACTGGCGCAGGCGGTGTTCGGCGGCTTTCACCTCGGGTTCCTGCTGATCGCCACGGTGACCGCCCTCATCCTGGTGCTCGCGGCCAACACCGCGTTCAACGGATTCCCGGTGCTCGGTTCGATCCTGGCCCAGCACAGCTACCTTCCGCGCCAATTGCACACCCGCGGAGACCGGTTGGCGTTCTCCAACGGAATCCTGTTCCTGTCCGGGGTGGCCGTGCTGGCGATCGTGGCGTTCCGCGGCGAGGTCACCGCGTTGATTCAGCTCTACATCGTGGGCGTGTTCATTTCGTTCACGCTGAGCCAGATCGGCATGGTGCGGCACTGGACCCGGTTGCTGCGCACCGAGACCGATCCCGGGGTACGGCGCAAGATGATGCGCTCGCGGGTGGTCAACACGGTCGGATTGCTTTCCACCGGTGCGGTTTTGCTGGTGGTGCTGGTCACCAAGTTCGTCGCCGGGGCGTGGATCGCGCTGTTCGCGATGAGCCTGCTGTTCGGCATGATGAAGATGATCCACCGGCACTACAACACCGTGAACCGCGAATTGGCGCAGCAGGCCGAGGACGAGGAGGACGCGGTGTTGCCCAGCCGCAACCACGCCGTGGTGCTGGTGTCGAAGCTGCACCTGCCGACGCGGCGCGCGCTGGCCTACGCGAGGGCCACCCGCCCCGACGTTCTCGAGGCGGTGACGGTCAGCGTCGACGACGCGGAAACCCGCGAGCTGGTGCGCAAGTGGGAGGCGAGCGATATCAGCGTTCCGCTCAAGGTCATCGCCTCGCCGTATCGCGAAATCACCCGCCCCGTACTGGAATACGTCAAGCGGGCCCGGGAGGAGTCGCCCCGCACCGTGGTCACGGTGTTCATCCCGGAGTATGTGGTGGGGCACTGGTGGGAGCAGGTGCTGCACAATCAGAGCGCGCTGCGGCTCAAGGGGCGGCTGCTGTTCATGCCCGGCGTCATGGTGACTTCGGTTCCGTGGCAACTGAGTTCGTCCGAACGGCGCAAGACGTTGCAGCCGCACGTGGCGCCGGGCGACGCTCGTCGGGGTATTTTCGATTGA
- a CDS encoding potassium channel family protein, whose amino-acid sequence MRVVVMGCGRVGSSVADGLSRIGHDVAVIDRDSTAFNRLSPEYAGERVLGQGFDRDVLLRAGIEEADAFAAVSSGDNSNIISARLARETFGVKRVVARIYDAKRAEVYERLGIPTIATVPWTTDRLLNALLRETETAKWRDPTGTVAVSEVVLHEDWIGHRVTDLEQATGARVAFLIRFGAGVLPEPKSVIQAGDQVYVAAISGRAAEAVAIAALPPSEDL is encoded by the coding sequence GTGCGAGTAGTAGTGATGGGCTGCGGCCGTGTCGGCTCCTCGGTCGCCGACGGGCTGTCCCGCATCGGTCACGACGTGGCCGTCATCGACCGCGACAGCACCGCCTTCAACCGGCTCAGCCCCGAATACGCCGGCGAGCGGGTCCTGGGGCAGGGATTCGACCGAGATGTACTGCTGAGGGCCGGTATCGAAGAGGCGGACGCGTTCGCCGCGGTGTCCTCCGGTGACAACTCCAACATCATCTCCGCGCGCCTGGCGCGGGAGACGTTCGGCGTCAAGCGGGTCGTGGCCCGCATCTACGACGCCAAGCGCGCCGAGGTCTACGAGCGCCTAGGCATCCCGACCATCGCGACCGTGCCCTGGACCACCGACCGCCTGCTCAATGCCCTCCTGCGGGAGACCGAGACGGCCAAGTGGCGCGACCCGACCGGCACGGTCGCCGTCTCCGAGGTCGTCCTGCACGAGGACTGGATCGGCCACCGGGTCACCGATCTCGAGCAGGCCACCGGCGCGCGGGTCGCCTTCCTGATCAGGTTCGGGGCCGGCGTCCTGCCCGAGCCGAAGTCGGTGATCCAGGCCGGCGACCAGGTCTATGTCGCGGCGATATCCGGGCGCGCCGCCGAGGCGGTCGCCATCGCCGCGCTACCGCCGAGCGAAGACCTGTGA
- a CDS encoding potassium channel family protein translates to MKVAVAGAGAVGRSVTRELIGNGHDVTLIERNPDHVDVDAIPAAHWRLGDACELTLLESVHMQEFDVVVAATGDDKANVVLSLLAKTEFAVPRVVARVNDPRNEWLFTDAWGVDVAVSTPRMLASLIEEAVAVGDLVRLMEFRKGQANLVEITLPDDTPWGGKPVRKLQLPRDTSLVTILRGPRVIVPEEDEPLEGGDELLFVAVAEAEEDLQKLLLG, encoded by the coding sequence ATGAAGGTAGCGGTTGCCGGTGCCGGTGCGGTCGGTCGCTCGGTCACGCGGGAACTCATCGGCAACGGCCACGACGTGACGTTGATCGAGCGCAACCCCGACCACGTCGACGTCGACGCCATCCCGGCCGCGCACTGGCGCCTGGGCGATGCGTGCGAGTTGACGCTGCTGGAATCGGTGCACATGCAGGAGTTCGACGTGGTGGTGGCCGCCACCGGCGATGACAAGGCCAACGTCGTGCTAAGCCTCTTGGCCAAAACCGAATTCGCGGTGCCCCGGGTGGTGGCCCGGGTCAACGACCCGCGCAACGAGTGGCTGTTCACCGACGCCTGGGGCGTCGACGTCGCGGTGTCGACACCGCGCATGCTGGCGTCGCTCATCGAGGAGGCCGTCGCCGTCGGCGATCTGGTGCGGCTGATGGAGTTCCGCAAGGGGCAGGCCAACCTCGTCGAGATCACCCTGCCCGATGACACGCCGTGGGGCGGCAAGCCGGTGCGCAAACTGCAGCTGCCGCGCGACACCTCGCTGGTGACGATCCTGCGCGGCCCGCGGGTCATCGTGCCCGAGGAGGACGAGCCGCTCGAAGGCGGCGACGAGCTGCTGTTCGTCGCCGTCGCCGAGGCCGAAGAGGACCTGCAGAAGCTGCTGTTGGGCTAG
- a CDS encoding DUF3159 domain-containing protein, translating into MGGATPPAREPGSSEQTTSRISPERLLAQAGGVSGVIYSSLPVVVFVIVSSVSGLVPAIAAALGVAALVLLWRLIRRDSPQPALSGFFGVALCALIAYVLGESKGYFLLGIWMSLVWAVVVAASVAIRRPLVGYAWSWATGRGDGWRSVPRAVLAFDIASLGWVLVFTSRFVVQGLLYDADRTGWLAAARIGMGWPLTVLAALATYAAIKSAQRAIAAGAELAPRSVGD; encoded by the coding sequence TTGGGCGGGGCCACCCCGCCCGCCCGGGAGCCGGGCTCATCGGAACAAACCACTAGTCGCATCAGCCCCGAGCGCCTGCTGGCGCAGGCAGGCGGCGTCAGTGGCGTCATCTACTCGTCGCTCCCGGTGGTCGTCTTCGTGATCGTCTCGAGCGTGTCGGGACTGGTCCCGGCGATCGCGGCCGCGCTGGGGGTGGCCGCGCTGGTCTTGCTGTGGCGGCTGATCCGGCGGGATTCCCCACAACCGGCGTTGTCCGGGTTCTTCGGCGTGGCGCTGTGCGCGCTGATCGCCTACGTGCTGGGGGAGTCCAAGGGCTATTTCCTGCTGGGCATCTGGATGTCGCTGGTGTGGGCGGTGGTGGTCGCGGCGTCGGTGGCGATCCGCCGGCCGCTGGTGGGCTACGCGTGGAGCTGGGCCACCGGCCGCGGGGACGGCTGGCGCAGCGTTCCAAGGGCCGTCCTTGCGTTCGACATCGCCTCACTGGGCTGGGTACTGGTGTTCACCTCCCGCTTCGTGGTCCAGGGGCTGCTCTACGACGCCGATCGGACCGGGTGGCTGGCGGCCGCGCGGATCGGGATGGGCTGGCCACTGACCGTGCTGGCCGCGCTGGCGACCTACGCGGCGATCAAGTCGGCGCAACGGGCCATCGCGGCGGGCGCCGAGCTGGCACCCCGTAGCGTCGGCGACTAG
- a CDS encoding OB-fold nucleic acid binding domain-containing protein: MGAQGYLRRLTRRLTEDPEQRDSEELSDEVASTGAQRAIDCERGQEVTMVGTLRSVECNGRACAGGVRAELFDGSDTVTLVWLGQRRIPGIDSGRTLRVRGRLGKLENGTKAIYNPHYEIQR, encoded by the coding sequence ATGGGGGCCCAAGGGTATCTGCGCCGGCTGACCCGTCGGTTGACGGAGGATCCGGAGCAACGCGACTCTGAGGAACTGTCCGACGAAGTCGCCAGCACCGGCGCGCAACGGGCTATCGATTGCGAACGTGGCCAGGAGGTCACGATGGTCGGCACGCTACGCAGCGTGGAATGCAACGGCAGGGCCTGCGCCGGCGGGGTTCGCGCGGAATTGTTCGACGGCAGCGACACCGTCACGCTCGTGTGGCTGGGCCAGCGCCGCATCCCGGGCATCGACTCGGGCCGGACCCTGCGCGTGCGGGGCCGCCTCGGCAAGCTCGAGAACGGAACCAAGGCGATCTACAACCCGCACTACGAAATTCAACGGTGA
- a CDS encoding DUF3710 domain-containing protein, with amino-acid sequence MAAFGKRSRKDDSASAADARADEAVTPGADEPAAEELEGPFDIEDFDDPAVAELARLDLGSVLIPMPEAGQLQVELTETGVPSAVWVVTPNGRFTIAAYAAPKTGGLWREVAGELAESLRNDSAQVSIKDGPWGREVVGTATGVVRFIGVDGYRWMIRCVINGAHETMEALEQEARAALADTVVRRGDTPLPVRTPLAVQLPEPMAQQLREAAAAQQAAQQADAQQSEDQQAPADQPAARRSADGSAMQQLRTTTGG; translated from the coding sequence ATGGCTGCATTCGGTAAACGCTCACGCAAGGACGACAGCGCTTCGGCCGCGGACGCCCGGGCGGACGAGGCCGTGACGCCGGGCGCCGACGAGCCCGCCGCCGAGGAACTCGAGGGCCCGTTCGACATCGAGGACTTCGACGATCCCGCCGTCGCCGAGCTGGCCCGGCTCGACCTGGGCTCGGTGCTGATCCCCATGCCCGAGGCCGGCCAGCTGCAGGTCGAGTTGACCGAAACCGGTGTCCCGAGCGCGGTCTGGGTCGTTACGCCCAACGGTCGTTTCACCATCGCCGCCTACGCGGCGCCCAAGACGGGTGGGCTGTGGCGTGAGGTGGCCGGCGAGCTCGCCGAGTCGCTGCGCAACGACTCCGCCCAGGTCAGCATCAAGGACGGGCCGTGGGGGCGCGAGGTGGTCGGCACCGCCACCGGCGTGGTGCGCTTCATCGGCGTCGACGGCTACCGCTGGATGATCCGCTGCGTCATCAACGGCGCCCACGAGACGATGGAGGCGCTCGAGCAGGAGGCGCGAGCGGCGTTGGCCGACACCGTGGTTCGGCGCGGCGACACGCCCCTGCCGGTGCGCACACCGCTGGCCGTGCAGCTGCCCGAGCCGATGGCGCAACAGCTGCGCGAAGCCGCCGCGGCGCAACAGGCCGCCCAACAAGCGGATGCGCAGCAATCCGAGGACCAGCAGGCCCCCGCCGACCAGCCGGCCGCGCGCCGCAGCGCCGACGGGTCGGCGATGCAACAGCTGCGCACCACCACCGGCGGCTGA
- the dut gene encoding dUTP diphosphatase — MSTSLAIVRLDPELPLPARAHEGDAGIDLYSAEDVKLEPGRRALVRTGVAVAIPFGMVGLVHPRSGLAARVGLSIVNSPGTIDAGYRGEIKVALINLDPAEPIVVHRGDRIAQLLVQRVELVELVEVSSFDEAGLAETSRGDGGHGSSGGHASL; from the coding sequence GTGTCGACCAGTCTGGCCATCGTCCGCCTTGACCCCGAGCTTCCGCTGCCCGCCCGCGCCCACGAAGGCGACGCCGGGATCGATCTCTACAGCGCCGAGGACGTCAAGCTCGAGCCCGGGCGGCGCGCCCTGGTGCGCACGGGCGTGGCGGTCGCCATCCCGTTCGGCATGGTCGGGCTGGTCCATCCTCGGTCGGGATTGGCTGCGCGCGTTGGGCTTTCGATCGTCAACAGTCCCGGTACCATCGACGCGGGCTACCGCGGCGAGATCAAGGTCGCGCTGATCAACCTCGATCCGGCCGAGCCGATCGTGGTGCATCGCGGCGACCGCATCGCCCAGCTGCTGGTGCAGCGGGTCGAGTTGGTGGAGCTGGTCGAGGTGTCGTCGTTCGACGAGGCCGGGCTGGCCGAAACGTCCCGTGGCGACGGTGGTCACGGTTCCTCCGGCGGACACGCGAGTCTGTGA
- a CDS encoding DUF3093 domain-containing protein encodes MSDTRVAPHNVRYRERLWVPWWWWPPALALAGILAFEFNMGVTRHSSWWPYAALFAVAAAALLWLGRVEIRVTANPCAPGEVELWAGPAHLPVTAIARSAQVAPSAKSAALGRQLDPAAYVLHRAWVAPMILIVLDDPDDPTPYWLVSCRHPERVLSALTT; translated from the coding sequence GTGTCCGACACCCGCGTCGCGCCGCACAACGTGCGGTATCGCGAACGATTGTGGGTTCCGTGGTGGTGGTGGCCACCGGCCCTCGCGCTCGCCGGCATCCTCGCGTTCGAGTTCAACATGGGCGTCACCCGCCACTCCTCGTGGTGGCCGTACGCGGCACTGTTCGCGGTGGCGGCCGCGGCGCTGTTGTGGCTGGGGCGCGTCGAGATCCGGGTCACCGCCAACCCCTGCGCGCCGGGGGAAGTGGAACTGTGGGCGGGCCCCGCGCACCTGCCGGTCACCGCGATCGCCCGGTCCGCACAGGTAGCGCCCTCGGCCAAATCCGCCGCGTTGGGCCGCCAGCTCGACCCGGCGGCCTACGTGCTGCACAGGGCGTGGGTGGCGCCGATGATCCTGATCGTCCTCGACGACCCGGACGACCCGACGCCGTACTGGCTGGTGAGTTGCCGTCACCCGGAACGGGTGCTGTCGGCCCTGACAACGTAG
- a CDS encoding DUF4193 domain-containing protein has product MPTDYDAPRRTETDDVSEDSLEELKARRNEAASAVVDVDESESAENFELPGADLSGEELSVRVVPKQADEFTCSSCFLVQHRSRLASEKNGVMICTDCAA; this is encoded by the coding sequence ATGCCTACCGATTATGACGCTCCACGGCGCACCGAGACGGACGACGTTTCGGAGGACTCGCTGGAGGAGCTCAAAGCGCGACGGAACGAGGCGGCCTCGGCCGTCGTCGATGTCGACGAATCTGAATCCGCTGAGAATTTCGAACTGCCCGGCGCCGACCTGTCCGGTGAAGAACTTTCGGTCCGTGTCGTTCCGAAGCAGGCTGACGAGTTCACCTGCTCGAGTTGCTTTCTGGTGCAACACCGCAGTCGGCTGGCCAGCGAGAAGAACGGCGTGATGATCTGTACCGACTGCGCGGCCTGA
- the cei gene encoding envelope integrity protein Cei: MVTQITEGTAFDKHGRPFRRRNPKPAIVVVILLAVATAVVWTVALTRPAKVHEAVVCNPPPQATGSASAQLGEQVSRSAMMDVAPAKLADTKVRVLNASGRGGQAGDVAGAMKDLGFAQPTAANDPLYAGTRLACQGQIRFGTAGQATAAAVWLVAPCTELFNDSRADDSVDLALGTDFSALAHNDDIDAVLATLRPGATEPSDPTLLAKIHASSC; the protein is encoded by the coding sequence GTGGTCACGCAAATCACCGAGGGTACAGCTTTTGACAAGCATGGTCGGCCCTTCCGGCGGCGCAACCCCAAGCCCGCGATCGTCGTGGTGATTTTGCTCGCAGTGGCCACCGCGGTCGTCTGGACCGTGGCGCTGACCCGGCCCGCCAAGGTGCACGAGGCGGTGGTGTGCAATCCCCCGCCGCAGGCGACCGGTTCGGCGTCGGCGCAGCTCGGTGAGCAGGTGTCGCGCAGCGCCATGATGGACGTCGCGCCCGCCAAACTCGCCGACACCAAGGTCCGCGTCCTCAACGCCAGCGGCCGGGGCGGGCAGGCCGGCGACGTCGCCGGGGCGATGAAAGACCTCGGCTTCGCGCAGCCGACCGCCGCCAACGACCCGCTCTACGCCGGCACCCGGCTCGCCTGCCAAGGCCAAATCCGTTTCGGCACCGCCGGACAGGCCACCGCCGCGGCGGTGTGGCTGGTGGCGCCGTGCACCGAACTGTTCAACGACAGCCGCGCCGACGACTCCGTCGACCTCGCCTTGGGAACCGACTTCAGCGCGTTGGCCCACAACGACGACATCGACGCCGTGCTCGCCACCCTGCGGCCCGGCGCGACCGAGCCGTCAGATCCCACGCTGCTGGCCAAGATTCACGCCAGCAGCTGCTGA
- a CDS encoding inositol monophosphatase family protein: MIQSDDELVRLRSVAETVATEAAAFVRRRRAEVFGAEPAGVTGPDSGAVRTKSTPTDPVTVVDTETERLLRDRLAELRPGDPILGEEGGGPTDPAGTPPGSVTWVLDPIDGTVNFVYGVPAYAVSVAAQVNGESVAGAVADVVADRVYSAASGLGAHVSDGQGTQPLQCAAVEDVSMALLGTGFGYSRQRRAAQAALLARMLPVVRDVRRIGSAALDLCMVASGRLDAYYEHGLKVWDRAAGALIAAEAGARVVLPAHDATGAGLVLAAAPGIADELLAVLERFNGLDPILD, encoded by the coding sequence GTGATCCAATCCGATGACGAGCTCGTGCGGCTGCGTTCAGTGGCCGAAACCGTGGCCACGGAGGCCGCCGCGTTCGTGCGGCGCCGGCGCGCCGAGGTATTCGGCGCCGAGCCGGCCGGCGTGACAGGCCCCGACAGCGGCGCGGTGCGGACCAAGAGCACCCCGACCGATCCGGTGACGGTGGTCGACACCGAGACCGAGCGCCTGTTGCGGGACCGGCTGGCCGAATTGCGGCCTGGGGACCCCATTCTCGGCGAGGAGGGCGGCGGACCGACCGACCCGGCGGGCACCCCGCCCGGATCGGTGACCTGGGTGCTCGATCCCATCGACGGCACAGTGAATTTCGTTTACGGCGTTCCCGCCTACGCGGTGTCGGTCGCCGCGCAGGTCAACGGCGAGTCGGTGGCCGGGGCGGTCGCCGACGTCGTCGCCGACCGGGTGTACTCGGCGGCCAGCGGCCTCGGCGCGCACGTCAGCGACGGCCAAGGGACTCAGCCCTTGCAGTGCGCGGCGGTCGAGGACGTGTCAATGGCGTTGCTGGGCACCGGTTTCGGCTATTCGCGGCAGCGCCGCGCGGCGCAGGCGGCGTTGTTGGCGCGCATGCTGCCGGTGGTCCGCGACGTTCGCCGCATCGGCTCGGCGGCGCTGGATCTGTGCATGGTGGCCTCGGGCCGGCTGGACGCCTACTACGAGCACGGCCTGAAGGTGTGGGACCGCGCCGCGGGCGCGCTGATCGCCGCCGAGGCGGGGGCCCGGGTGGTGCTGCCGGCGCACGACGCCACCGGGGCGGGATTGGTGCTGGCCGCCGCCCCCGGGATCGCCGACGAGCTGCTGGCCGTCCTGGAGCGGTTCAACGGCCTGGATCCGATCCTGGATTGA
- the ppgK gene encoding polyphosphate--glucose phosphotransferase has translation MTSTDSTTDTPGAAPADGTHERRGFGIDVGGSGIKGGIVDMDTGLLIGERVKLLTPQPATPSAVAKTIAAVVNEFGWTGPLGVTYPGVVTHGVVQTAANVDKSWIGVNARDIISAELDGQDVTVLNDADAAGLAEEHYGAGRNQTGLVILLTFGTGIGSAVIHNGTLIPNTEFGHLEVGGKEAEKQAASSVKEKKGWSYEKWTKHVTEVLVSIENAMWPDLFIAGGGISRKADKWLPLLENRTPVVAAALLNTAGIVGAAMAATSDVTH, from the coding sequence ATGACCAGCACCGACTCGACCACGGACACGCCCGGCGCAGCACCGGCCGACGGCACACATGAACGCCGCGGCTTCGGCATCGACGTCGGCGGCAGCGGCATCAAGGGCGGCATCGTCGACATGGACACGGGGTTGTTGATCGGCGAACGGGTCAAACTGCTGACCCCGCAACCCGCGACGCCGTCGGCGGTCGCCAAGACCATCGCCGCGGTCGTCAACGAATTCGGGTGGACCGGGCCCCTCGGCGTGACCTACCCCGGGGTGGTCACGCACGGTGTGGTGCAAACCGCCGCCAACGTGGACAAGTCCTGGATCGGGGTCAACGCCCGCGACATCATCAGCGCCGAGCTGGACGGTCAGGACGTGACGGTCCTCAACGATGCCGACGCGGCCGGGCTGGCCGAGGAGCACTACGGGGCGGGCAGGAATCAGACGGGCCTGGTGATTCTCTTGACGTTCGGCACCGGTATCGGCTCGGCGGTCATCCACAACGGCACGCTGATCCCCAACACCGAATTCGGGCACTTGGAGGTCGGCGGCAAGGAAGCCGAGAAACAAGCCGCCTCCTCGGTGAAGGAAAAGAAGGGCTGGTCCTACGAAAAATGGACCAAACACGTCACCGAGGTGCTGGTGAGCATCGAGAACGCGATGTGGCCGGACCTGTTCATCGCCGGGGGCGGGATCAGCCGCAAGGCCGACAAGTGGCTGCCGCTGCTCGAAAACCGCACCCCGGTGGTGGCCGCGGCCCTGCTCAACACGGCCGGGATCGTCGGCGCGGCGATGGCCGCCACCTCGGACGTGACCCACTGA